A DNA window from Porites lutea chromosome 6, jaPorLute2.1, whole genome shotgun sequence contains the following coding sequences:
- the LOC140941464 gene encoding hatching enzyme 1.2-like, producing the protein MVHHIAFSVAFTVVFWLHITRLHARPTQENQFVLVEGDMMVEKVFFEDKRTKRGAVVSKTGKNYYWPATASASNRIVRVPYLLNAGFFGSGLKQAFRQASDEYRKRTCIRFEEKTDDDEDYIEIISGTGCWSQVGKRGGKQQLSLGSGCENKGRAIHELMHALGFLHEQSRQDRDEHVIILYQNIQDGKDSQFETRYQETNDLPYDFHSIMHYSKTFFSKNNQPTIAARIDPEMNLGLKDSFSALDVVRVNMLYECPQLQTNLKLYFVTVVTADVSLAGTDSKVDILLNGGTGDSGEIELGQTTQVPDPFERGSTITFPVISPDIGTFESLRIRLEASSWFNWWYPNAWDLERVEIETPDYRTTKKKIILNFNRWIYPGDHIRMTER; encoded by the exons ATGGTTCATCACATCGCGTTCTCAGTGGCCTTCACCGTGGTTTTTTGGCTTCACATAACACGGCTACATGCGCGGCCTACACAGGAAAATCAGTTTG ttCTTGTTGAAGGTGATATGATGGTAGAAAAAGTGTTCTTTGAAGATAAAAGGACAAAGCGTGGAGCCGTAGTTAGTAAAACTGGGAAAAATTACTATTGGCCTGCGACTGCTTCGGCTAGCAACAGAATTGTAAGAGTTCCGTACTTATTGAATGCTGGATTCTTTG GTTCTggattgaaacaggcgttcagACAAGCTTCCGACGAGTACCGTAAGAGAACGTGTATCAGGTTTGAAGAGAAAACAGACGATGACGAGGATTACATTGAAATTATCAGCGGCACAGG GTGCTGGTCTCAAGTTGGAAAACGCGGAGGCAAACAACAGCTATCACTTGGTTCAGGATGTGAAAACAAAGGACGAGCTATCCATGAGCTGATGCACGCTCTTGGTTTCCTCCATGAACAGAGTCGACAAGACCGGGATGAACATGTGATAATTCTATATCAAAATATTCAAGATG GGAAAGACTCCCAATTTGAAACACGTTATCAAGAGACCAACGACTTGCCCTATGACTTTCACTCCATCATGCACTACAGCAAgacgtttttcagcaaaaacaaCCAGCCCACTATTGCGGCACGCATTGATCCAGAAATGAACTTAGGACTAAAGGACAGCTTCTCTGCTTTAGATGTTGTCCGAGTAAACATGTTGTACGAATGCCCACAGCTACAAACCAACT TGAAGTTATATTTCGTTACTGTGGTAACCGCTGACGTATCATTGGCTGGAACGGACTCTAAAGTTGACATACTTCTCAATGGAGGAACAGGTGACTCGGGTGAGATAGAACTTGGACAAACTACTCAAGTACCAGATCCCTTCGAAAGAGGAAG CACAATAACATTTCCGGTGATTTCTCCCGACATTGGTACTTTTGAATCGCTTAGGATCCGCCTGGAAGCGTCTTCCTGGTTCAACTGGTGGTATCCTAATGCATGGGATCTGGAAAGA GTAGAAATTGAAACTCCAGATTACAGGACAACAAAGAAGAAGATAATACTAAATTTCAACCGATGGATTTATCCTGGCGATCATATCAGAATGACAGAACGTTGA